One Poecilia reticulata strain Guanapo unplaced genomic scaffold, Guppy_female_1.0+MT scaffold_253, whole genome shotgun sequence DNA segment encodes these proteins:
- the pim2 gene encoding serine/threonine-protein kinase pim-2, with the protein MLEKRSADPNLEDKRRGKEAFSLRYRCGPLIGSGGFGSVFSGHRLSDGLTVAIKQISRDRVQQWARLPGELGPVPMEIALLQRLCEVGGHGGVIRMLDWFEVEGRGFLLVMERPPQCRDLFDFITDRGALPERLALRFFRQTVEALRFVHAHGVVHRDVKDENILVDTRTLEVKVIDFGSGALLKDVAYDEFEGTRVYSPPEWVQSRSYRAEPLTVWSLGVLLFNMVCGDIPFERDQEIVEATPFFTRRVSKECKALIGWCLSLRPEDRPSLEQILTHPWMEEGEEEEEEEEEGGSLPSVSL; encoded by the exons ATGTTGGAGAAAAGATCCGCGGATCCGAACCTGGAGGACAAACGACGCG GGAAGGAAGCCTTCAGCCTCCGGTACCGCTGCGGCCCGCTGATCGGCAGCGGCGGCTTCGGTTCCGTGTTTTCGGGTCACAGACTCTCAGACGGACTAACGGTCGCCATCAAGCAGATCTCCAGGGACCGGGTCCAGCAGTGGGCCAGACTG CCCGGCGAGCTCGGCCCGGTTCCCATGGAGATTGCCCTGCTGCAGCGGCTCTGTGAGGTCGGAGGTCACGGCGGGGTGATCCGCATGCTGGACTGGTTCGAGGTGGAGGGGCGGGGCTTCCTGCTGGTGATGGAGCGGCCGCCACAGTGCCGGGATCTGTTCGACTTCATCACGGACCGCGGCGCGTTGCCCGAACGCCTCGCTCTCAG GTTCTTCAGGCAGACGGTGGAGGCGCTGCGGTTCGTTCACGCGCACGGCGTCGTGCACCGAGACGTGAAGGACGAGAACATCTTGGTGGACACGCGGACGCTGGAGGTCAAGGTCATCGACTTCGGCTCCGGCGCGCTGCTGAAGGACGTGGCGTACGACGAGTTCGAAG GTACGCGGGTCTACAGCCCACCTGAGTGGGTCCAGTCGCGGTCGTACCGCGCCGAGCCGCTCACCGTCTGGTCGCTCGGCGTTCTGCTCTTCAACATGGTGTGCGGCGACATCCCGTTCGAGCGCGACCAGGAGATCGTTGAGGCCACGCCCTTCTTCACTCGCCGCGTCTCTAAAG AATGCaaggctctgattggctggtgtCTGTCGCTCCGGCCGGAGGACCGCCCCTCGCTGGAGCAGATCCTGACGCACCCCTGgatggaggagggggaggaagaggaagaggaggaagaggagggcggCTCGCTGCCCAGCGTGTCGCTGTGA